The genome window aaaaaGGAAGTTGAGATGGTGGAAAGTAGTTGAAGCCATGCACATATGAACCCTAGGTAATGAGTACCACTAACAATTAAATGCACATATTCATCCAACACCATGAAATAATTACACAAAATATGCGCATAAATCATAAAAAAAAAGATACATTAGGTACATTTTCTCCATCAATAACCAATAACACAACCTAATACATTGTTCAAGCCATTCAGATGAATGAGTAGGCCTAGAATTAGCTTAACTTGGTCTGAGGAAAGATTCATAAGCCTGGAAAATTACACAAAGTGATTTTTTTAACAATAAAAGTAAAAAAATTTTTGTCTATTAATTTATTCCTTACTTTTACTGCATCTTCATCACCAGTATCACTTCCTACTTGCTATGACTTAGATATGGCTACTGTGTCGACTAAGCAGAGTTTCACTAAGAAGTGTACTGTTCACTTTCTTTGTTTATCAACAATATTGgcagtacacatgcatggttCAGCGGAAGTGACGTTTTTACTAGCAATCATGTaagcgtttccaatccctctccctctacTATCAATGGttcaaccatagattgaacagtaggagggattggaaacgaccatgCAGGCCCCTCTGTGTAAACCGGTGAAACACTCTATGTTATGATTTTGCGCTCGCTTATAGTTTTTACCGTACTCTAGTTGtatatttcaactgtttctagctctcctatccactagcgatcactcaggggctgggaggtactctagagatgtaagtttacaccactgactaAGTAAATTGTCTTTTACTTCGTTTTTGAGTTTAgcccatgtcaacttttctctttccctgctgtgaagccgaAACAGAActaggacattgcttgacttggttattatgtgtctcagtgctatatagaatggcttcatgctatggataagctgtactgttcataaacgtttgcagtatagtctttcaaactgctttagtatacttttagagacaccacgggccttgacctcccacgacttcatagtaagagctattccttcttgtatagcatttattagtttagtgatagtggctgagttgcttagtcgacatttagagctagattctctttactttttagaataatCGTGatcattaaaagtgatcaatttcactgtttctatgtacagcacattgtatggcagcaagacaggtaatgagcatgctgactataaatataatcctttgtagttttagccacgccctataacgcggagtgtttcacgcaaacattttcgtttccaatccctcctactgttctatctatggttcaaCCCATTTTCGACCAATACCATGATTAAACCAAAGATGGTACTAGTCATGTGAtgttagcctataattataatatgtttCCTACGTGTTACATTATTATTTAACCTCTGAACTCGTGTGAACTAAACACTTTATGTCTTGTCTCTTCAGAACACTGCTGGTGACGACCATAGTGACAAggtaagtacaactactcacaaatgtgtggtaatctactctctagactgcaAGCACTGTAGAATGGCAGCTCTATCCGCACATTGTAAGACCTGTGTACCCTGTAATGTTATCATCACCTAATCTCAGCATTAATAAATCGTTTtgccatcataattattaaattaaacgtgaggggggttgtagttgaacatcttttaaCAGTCATAACTTTcctaccgttgatccaatgtcaaaattttatgattttctgaaagcttagaaagaggccTTTTAAATGATCAATCCAGCATTTGGATTAGGCCATaatgtcatttttcggccttggactacgggctattatccatggtgtggtcaaattggcaaatacttttatcttcACATCTTGCAGCAGCTGGATCACACCGACTACAGGAGAGTCGACTGTGACCTGTTCGTAGAAGAGCATCAGTTTAAGGGAGGCCTTGTGTGgcttcacttgcactctgTACCCCCTGGACGGGAGGAacgtgggtgtgtccaggtcaCCAGGAGCAGTGCTGTCACCAGGTGAGTAGGTGGCTGGTAGGAGAAGGATTGTGTATAGGGCTGCCTTTGAGAGGAGTGTACATACAAGCTATTATAGTGTGTCCCAGCCTTACAAGCTGAGGGGACATGTGTTAGGGTTAGGTACCTTAGGACTTTTCATCTGGCGGCTTTAACAAGACTTGGGCTATTTATAATCAAGGCGACACCCTTGTTATTATCCATGAGAACCAAAGCAACTGAATTGAAAGTGATAGCTAAGAATACCAGTGTGAAGGAGGGAGGTTCATTGAGGTGTACTGGCATGGCTGTCTTATATATAGTGACATCCTTCTTGTTCTTCAATACACTGTAGAGGTggtgtggccaaattggcaaataccgtatagcggatatttcgagggtataaatgttcgtggtttttgctgatcaagcatctaccgcgaacatttattcccacgaatttaatatcgcacgCATACACGCTGCAGAAAGACTGCTATTCTGAATTcccgaaaacctttctaacggtcaatCCGCAAAAgtgtataccctcgaaatatacccgctatacggtagttttaTCACTCAAATATTAAATTTGATGATGTCATTTTAGAGAagaagctctttcagatgCTTAATTCCCGAATTTGGAACGGGTCATAATTAGGGTTAGGTATAGGACTTTTGATCTTGTTATTTCTATTTTCACTTCATGTGTATGTATTTATAGTCTTGTGGTCATGTGCAATACTAACAGtggttgtgttgtgtgggcaGTATTGtacgtaggtacatgtacagttgctaAAAAGCTACGAAAACTCTGCCAATCTAATTACAACATACTGAAAGTAGTATCAATTGAGTTtacaatgtgtgtgcatgtacagtactgtgtgtgtgtgtgtgtttgtgtgtgtgtgtgtgtgtgtgtgtgtgtgtgtgtgtgtgtgtgtgtgtgtgtgtgtgtgtgtgtgtgtgtgtgtgtgtgtgtgtgtgtgtgtgtgtgtgtgtgtgtgtgtgtgtgtgtgtgtgtgtgtgtgtgtgtgtgtgtgtgtgtgtgtgtgtgtgtgtgtgtgtgtgtgtgtgtgtgtgtgtgtgtgtgtgtgtgtgtgtgtgtgtgtgtgtgtgtgtgtgtgtgtgtgtgtgtgtgtgtgtgtgtgtgtgtgtgtgtgtgtgtgtgtgtgtgtgtgtgtgtgtgtgtgtgtgtgtgtgtgtgtgtgtgtgtgtgtgtgtgtgtgtgtgtgtgtgtgtgtgtgtgtgtgtgtgtgtgtgtgtgtgtgtgtgtgtgtgtgtgtgtgtgtgtgtgtgtgtgtgtgtgtgtgtgtgtgtgtgtgtgtgtgtgtgtgtgtgtgtgtgtgtgtgtgtgtgtgtgtgtgtgtgtgtgtgtgtgtgtgtgtgtgtgtgtgtgtgtgtgtgtgtgtgtgtgtgtgtgtgtgtgtgtgtgtgtgtgtgtgtgtgtgtgtgtgcatgtacagtactgtgtgtgtgtgtgtgtgtgtccagggTCTGGAGGGTGAGGGGATGCCAGTGTTCAGGAGGCCTCATGTCAAGGGCAACCTCTATGTTCAGTTCACCATCCAATTCCCTGACTCTGGTTTCCTGGAGGAGAGTCAACTAAAGGTATGCAGTGGCTATAAtcatgtgatatgtgtgtgcagtgtaggcAGCCTCTCAATACACAGGCCTCCACTGTATAAATGCAATATCTTTATGCTGTACCACCTTGTCTTCTATAATTAAGGTGTCTTTGTGAAGTAGTTGGTATACTGATCCAATACACAGGCCCCCACTGTATAGCAATGtactctaccccccccccacacacacacacataccacccacacacactcacccacacacacacacactcacacacacacacacac of Halichondria panicea chromosome 9, odHalPani1.1, whole genome shotgun sequence contains these proteins:
- the LOC135340767 gene encoding uncharacterized protein LOC135340767 isoform X1, coding for MHHPLGPGMMQQIQSVWTDCGGSGIKVTHCPLGPGMMQQIQSVCTHCGGSGDYIRYKDKSKKCKGKRLVEINHKQENTAGDDHSDKQLDHTDYRRVDCDLFVEEHQFKGGLVWLHLHSVPPGREERGCVQVTRSSAVTRVWRVRGCQCSGGLMSRATSMFSSPSNSLTLVSWRRVN